Proteins co-encoded in one Polynucleobacter sp. MWH-UH19D genomic window:
- a CDS encoding DUF2177 family protein — MLKYFGIYVSFLVTLVTVDLIWLLGIAKNLYRDEMGDLMASEPKLIAALAFYLIYALGVCIFVIAPALSKQSCSDTLIYGALFGLFCYMTYDLTNLAVIRNFPTKLAFIDIAWGSFATALCSGITYWLSNRFS; from the coding sequence TTGCTCAAATATTTTGGCATCTATGTATCGTTTCTAGTGACCCTGGTAACAGTAGATTTAATCTGGCTTCTAGGGATAGCAAAAAACCTATATCGCGATGAGATGGGTGACTTGATGGCTAGCGAACCCAAACTCATAGCAGCCCTAGCTTTCTATTTAATTTATGCTCTTGGGGTCTGTATTTTTGTAATTGCCCCTGCCCTATCAAAGCAATCATGTTCCGATACCCTGATATATGGTGCCTTATTCGGCTTGTTTTGCTACATGACCTACGACCTCACCAATCTTGCTGTCATTCGAAATTTCCCAACTAAGCTGGCATTCATTGATATCGCTTGGGGGTCTTTTGCGACCGCCCTTTGTTCTGGCATCACATATTGGTTAAGCAATCGATTCTCTTAA
- a CDS encoding universal stress protein, whose protein sequence is MFKHLLVPVDGSDISKKSLKKVAELAKADGAAVTLVYVSDPLPPLVYSDSTMGYGISANEHKKVCEAYAKDVFKKAATTLGASVKAKTLHISNSNLSEGILDGAKKAKADVIVMASHKRTGIKGILLGSETHEVIVHSKLPVLVLG, encoded by the coding sequence ATGTTTAAGCATTTATTGGTACCGGTTGACGGTTCAGATATCAGTAAAAAGTCACTCAAAAAGGTGGCAGAACTTGCTAAAGCAGACGGCGCAGCCGTAACTTTAGTTTACGTTTCTGATCCCCTTCCGCCCTTGGTCTACTCTGACAGCACAATGGGATATGGAATTTCTGCTAATGAGCACAAAAAAGTTTGCGAAGCATATGCAAAAGACGTGTTCAAAAAAGCGGCAACTACCCTAGGTGCTAGCGTTAAAGCAAAGACTTTGCATATTTCAAATTCCAATCTATCTGAAGGCATCTTGGATGGCGCTAAGAAAGCGAAAGCTGATGTGATTGTGATGGCTTCACATAAGCGCACTGGTATTAAAGGAATTTTATTGGGCAGTGAGACACATGAAGTGATCGTGCACTCTAAGTTGCCAGTATTGGTTTTGGGTTAA
- a CDS encoding mandelate racemase/muconate lactonizing enzyme family protein, translating to MPIIESIQVASVAVPLDKVTSFSTRTVSERHYCLVKVRDKDGNQGIGFCYVGSAGGDIAKIAVEQLLAPKLIGQNSHRSEGLWMDMYNESILQGRTGAVMRGISILDTALWDLNARSVGLPLHQYLGSVVDDRVPAYASGGYYLDGKTPAKLGKEMESYVKQGFKAVKMKVGRLSPVEEEARVRAARKAIGEDILLTLDANNAWRDLPTALEYVRRFEAYNPYWIEEPFSPDAIDLHAALARQTTINVATGEMEAGRWRFRELIDAGGAAILQSDAAVCGGITEWRRISAYADAKGVTVCPHWMHDLHAPLVAATPNARFVEFFLDDQVLNFRRLINKQLTFKNGDLILHKTPGLGFEFDEVAIKRYAGKDAWKKISK from the coding sequence ATGCCAATCATCGAATCCATTCAGGTTGCATCAGTAGCGGTGCCGCTAGATAAAGTGACCTCATTTTCAACTCGGACCGTATCTGAGCGTCACTATTGCCTTGTTAAAGTGCGTGACAAAGATGGCAATCAAGGCATTGGATTTTGTTATGTTGGTAGTGCGGGCGGTGATATTGCCAAGATCGCAGTTGAGCAACTACTAGCCCCAAAGTTAATTGGTCAAAATAGCCATCGCAGTGAAGGTTTGTGGATGGATATGTATAACGAATCCATTTTGCAGGGCCGTACTGGTGCAGTGATGCGCGGCATTTCTATTTTGGATACCGCTTTATGGGATTTAAATGCCCGTTCAGTTGGTTTACCTCTGCACCAATATTTGGGATCTGTAGTGGATGATCGCGTTCCTGCATATGCTAGTGGTGGCTACTACTTGGATGGAAAAACTCCTGCAAAGCTTGGAAAAGAAATGGAGTCCTATGTCAAACAGGGCTTCAAAGCCGTAAAGATGAAAGTGGGAAGACTTTCTCCGGTTGAAGAAGAGGCTAGGGTAAGAGCTGCTCGTAAGGCAATTGGCGAAGACATTTTGCTGACACTAGATGCCAATAATGCTTGGCGAGATCTGCCAACGGCGCTGGAGTATGTCAGACGGTTTGAGGCCTATAACCCTTATTGGATTGAGGAGCCTTTTTCTCCAGATGCTATTGATTTGCATGCTGCCTTAGCTCGTCAAACCACCATTAATGTGGCAACAGGAGAGATGGAGGCAGGGCGTTGGCGTTTTCGGGAGCTAATAGATGCAGGTGGCGCTGCCATTTTGCAATCTGATGCTGCCGTGTGTGGAGGTATTACAGAATGGCGCCGCATCTCTGCTTACGCTGACGCCAAGGGGGTCACGGTTTGTCCGCATTGGATGCATGATTTGCATGCCCCGTTGGTAGCGGCAACTCCAAATGCTCGGTTTGTTGAGTTTTTCTTAGATGATCAGGTATTGAATTTCCGTCGCTTAATTAATAAGCAGCTAACTTTTAAGAATGGGGATTTGATTTTGCATAAAACCCCTGGGTTAGGGTTTGAGTTTGATGAAGTGGCGATTAAGAGGTATGCCGGTAAAGATGCTTGGAAGAAGATTTCCAAATAG
- a CDS encoding TRAP transporter fused permease subunit yields MNQNVIDNETQEKLDAFIKQEEGDSNDYKGLLAKFITLVAVGMSLFHLYAAYSIVPTQQLRVIHVALVLFLVFLSFPIAARFKNRLMPWDIVFALGSIAISYYILSGGDDFMDRNTAPNPTDVLVGIALILLILESVRRANGMILVTVTVLFLLYALFGNHLPAPWTHKGYDLDRLVGYMYMTLEGIYGTAVDVSATLIILFTIFGAFLQFTGAGKFFIDFSFAAMGGKSSGVGRTIVMSSFLLGGPSGSGVATTVTVGSVAAPMLEKVGYEKNAAGGLLAAGGLGAIISPPVLGAAAFLIADFLKISYLDVLLMATIPTILFYLGLFVMVEIDVRKYGMKSIHFESVQTAWQLTKKYWFHFFSLISIVVFMLLGFSPVMAVFWATVVSALSSMLREDTAIIPWAWFKGKEPILSGLYNSNLTKALASGSTGVLAIAATCAGAGLIVGTVTLTGLGLKFSSIVIQYAGGSLLLTTIFTALVVWVVGLAVPVTASYIICAVIAAPALINLGVPAFAAHMFIFYYAVLSEVSPPTALSPFAAAAICKGNPYKTTLQTWKYVAPAILVPFMFVLDKSGVSLLLMGSTDALEKADWSQIGWVSFTAVVGIICLAGGLQGWFIEKTKVFERIIMVASGVALAYPSTEADLFGFVGFGLVLITQIIRHFKLRPKAA; encoded by the coding sequence ATGAATCAAAACGTCATCGATAACGAGACACAAGAAAAACTAGACGCGTTTATCAAGCAAGAGGAAGGTGACTCTAATGACTACAAAGGTTTATTAGCTAAGTTCATCACCTTGGTGGCAGTTGGCATGTCTCTGTTTCACTTATATGCTGCATACTCAATCGTACCCACTCAACAATTGCGGGTCATCCACGTTGCATTAGTTTTATTTCTTGTCTTTTTAAGTTTCCCTATTGCAGCTCGCTTTAAGAATCGCCTAATGCCTTGGGATATTGTCTTTGCACTCGGGTCTATCGCGATTTCGTATTACATACTTAGTGGTGGCGATGATTTTATGGATCGCAATACCGCACCTAACCCAACAGATGTCCTTGTCGGAATTGCTTTAATCCTGCTTATCCTGGAAAGCGTGCGACGCGCAAACGGCATGATCCTAGTAACCGTTACGGTCTTATTTTTGCTGTATGCACTCTTTGGTAATCACTTACCAGCTCCATGGACCCATAAAGGCTATGACCTTGATCGTCTAGTCGGTTACATGTACATGACGCTAGAGGGCATCTATGGAACTGCAGTAGATGTTTCCGCAACGCTGATTATTCTCTTTACTATTTTCGGAGCGTTCCTGCAATTTACTGGCGCTGGAAAGTTTTTTATCGACTTCTCTTTTGCGGCGATGGGCGGCAAGTCCTCGGGAGTTGGCAGAACAATTGTGATGTCTTCATTTTTGCTAGGCGGCCCATCCGGATCAGGTGTTGCCACAACTGTTACTGTAGGCTCTGTTGCTGCACCCATGCTAGAAAAAGTGGGTTACGAAAAAAATGCAGCGGGTGGACTATTAGCTGCTGGCGGACTAGGCGCAATTATCTCGCCGCCAGTATTAGGCGCTGCTGCATTCTTAATTGCGGACTTCCTCAAAATCTCCTACCTAGATGTTCTTTTGATGGCTACTATTCCCACCATCTTGTTCTATCTAGGCTTATTTGTCATGGTAGAGATTGATGTGCGCAAATATGGAATGAAGAGCATTCATTTCGAGTCCGTGCAAACCGCATGGCAACTCACTAAGAAATATTGGTTTCATTTCTTCTCGCTGATTTCTATCGTGGTGTTTATGTTGCTCGGCTTCTCACCAGTCATGGCCGTATTTTGGGCAACCGTTGTCTCGGCACTATCGAGCATGTTGCGAGAAGATACTGCCATCATTCCATGGGCATGGTTTAAAGGCAAAGAACCTATTCTGTCTGGGCTCTACAATTCCAACCTGACTAAGGCACTAGCATCGGGCTCGACAGGTGTTCTAGCCATTGCAGCAACTTGCGCAGGAGCAGGGCTAATTGTTGGTACCGTTACTTTGACGGGCCTTGGTCTGAAATTTAGCTCTATAGTGATTCAATACGCAGGCGGCTCATTACTGCTAACCACTATCTTCACAGCACTGGTTGTTTGGGTGGTAGGTCTTGCTGTTCCTGTAACCGCTTCCTACATCATCTGCGCAGTGATTGCGGCACCCGCCCTCATTAACTTGGGTGTTCCAGCATTTGCAGCGCATATGTTTATCTTTTATTACGCAGTACTATCTGAAGTTTCTCCTCCAACCGCTCTATCACCCTTTGCGGCAGCGGCAATCTGTAAAGGTAATCCTTATAAAACTACCTTACAGACATGGAAATATGTTGCTCCAGCAATCTTGGTTCCATTTATGTTTGTTCTCGATAAGTCTGGAGTAAGTTTGCTCCTCATGGGCTCTACTGATGCGCTAGAAAAAGCCGATTGGTCACAAATTGGATGGGTCTCATTTACCGCAGTAGTGGGCATCATCTGCCTTGCTGGGGGACTTCAAGGATGGTTTATTGAAAAAACCAAAGTGTTTGAGCGCATCATCATGGTTGCATCAGGTGTAGCGCTCGCCTACCCATCTACTGAGGCAGATTTGTTTGGCTTCGTCGGTTTTGGTTTAGTGCTGATCACTCAAATCATTCGCCATTTCAAATTACGCCCTAAAGCTGCATAA
- a CDS encoding TAXI family TRAP transporter solute-binding subunit: protein MKLLKVIALSFSFLCMSAQAQNISIATGGTGGVYYPMGGGLASVLSSKVPGMSATAEVTGGSVDNLNLIGSGKPYVGFSMADAAKDAQTGEGKFSGKKVDLKTLVVLYPNLMHVVTVDSTGIKTMKDLKGKRVSTGAPGSATEVMAFRLLEAAGLDKDKDVKRERLSVAESVNAVKDRKIDAFFWVGGLPTAAVTDLANTPGTKIVMVDTNAEVGAMNKKYGNLYFDALIPKATYSGMAKDNKVAAVANILVVNANMPDDQAYKITKAIFDNKIDLVRTHQEYMNVLLENQKAKASPVEFHPGALKYYKEKNIKVN, encoded by the coding sequence ATGAAATTATTAAAAGTCATTGCACTCTCATTCAGCTTTTTATGCATGAGCGCTCAAGCCCAAAATATCTCTATCGCAACTGGTGGTACTGGTGGGGTTTACTACCCTATGGGTGGCGGCTTAGCCTCGGTACTATCAAGTAAGGTTCCTGGCATGTCCGCAACAGCTGAAGTTACTGGCGGATCTGTCGACAACCTTAATCTGATTGGTAGCGGCAAGCCTTATGTTGGCTTTTCCATGGCAGACGCTGCTAAAGATGCCCAAACCGGCGAAGGCAAATTCAGCGGCAAGAAGGTAGACCTGAAAACTTTAGTGGTTTTATATCCGAACCTCATGCACGTAGTGACCGTTGACTCAACAGGCATTAAGACCATGAAAGACCTCAAAGGTAAACGCGTCAGCACTGGTGCCCCTGGTAGCGCAACCGAAGTGATGGCGTTTCGCTTGCTTGAAGCTGCTGGCTTAGATAAAGACAAAGATGTCAAACGCGAGCGCTTAAGCGTAGCTGAGTCAGTTAATGCTGTGAAAGATCGCAAAATTGACGCGTTCTTCTGGGTTGGCGGACTTCCAACCGCAGCAGTGACCGACCTGGCTAACACTCCTGGAACCAAGATTGTGATGGTTGATACCAATGCTGAAGTTGGCGCCATGAACAAGAAATATGGCAATTTGTACTTTGATGCCCTCATTCCAAAAGCGACTTATAGCGGCATGGCGAAAGATAATAAGGTAGCGGCGGTTGCCAACATCTTAGTAGTCAATGCCAATATGCCAGATGACCAGGCTTACAAGATTACTAAAGCCATTTTTGATAACAAAATCGATCTCGTTCGTACTCACCAGGAATACATGAATGTGCTCTTAGAGAATCAAAAAGCCAAAGCATCGCCTGTTGAATTCCATCCAGGCGCACTAAAGTACTACAAAGAAAAGAACATCAAAGTTAACTAA
- a CDS encoding dihydrodipicolinate synthase family protein has protein sequence MPLTLHPSTLPAVLSPVLTPFKADGNPDAQKLLKQCKWLESNGVGQAIFGTNSEANSMSAPQKMSTLTALVEGGLNPAHMMPGTGATSIDATVNMTRHAVNLKCAGVLMLPPFYYKDVTDDGLFAYFSEVIQKVGNAALQIYIYNIPPVTKINLSLSLLERLTKEYPKTVVGMKDSSGDWAYTESVIKLLAPSGFRVYAGSEVFLMRTLRAGGVGCISATANVNPHAIADLAAHWRESNADERQAGLDKVRSVFAKYQMIAGMKTAVAHFSNDSEWLRVRPPLMQLTTEQQTQLISELKQINFSMPGL, from the coding sequence ATGCCACTTACCTTGCATCCTTCTACATTGCCAGCGGTACTCTCACCAGTACTCACGCCATTTAAGGCCGATGGCAACCCTGATGCCCAAAAATTATTAAAGCAATGCAAATGGCTTGAATCAAATGGTGTTGGCCAAGCGATCTTTGGCACAAACTCTGAAGCAAACTCCATGTCAGCGCCACAAAAAATGAGCACGCTCACGGCGCTCGTGGAAGGTGGATTAAATCCTGCACACATGATGCCGGGTACTGGTGCAACCTCTATTGATGCCACAGTCAATATGACACGTCATGCAGTCAATCTGAAATGCGCAGGCGTATTGATGTTGCCACCTTTCTATTACAAAGATGTAACCGACGATGGTCTTTTTGCCTATTTCTCTGAAGTGATTCAGAAGGTCGGCAATGCCGCCTTACAGATTTATATCTACAACATTCCACCGGTCACTAAGATCAATCTCAGCCTGTCCTTGCTAGAGCGCTTAACAAAAGAGTACCCAAAAACTGTAGTAGGCATGAAGGATAGCTCTGGAGATTGGGCGTATACCGAATCTGTGATCAAGTTATTAGCTCCTTCTGGATTCCGCGTTTATGCAGGTAGCGAAGTTTTCCTCATGCGCACTTTACGTGCGGGTGGCGTTGGCTGCATCTCTGCAACTGCTAACGTAAACCCACATGCTATTGCCGACCTTGCAGCACATTGGCGCGAATCTAATGCGGATGAGCGTCAAGCGGGCTTAGATAAAGTGCGTAGTGTCTTTGCTAAATACCAAATGATTGCCGGCATGAAAACTGCTGTAGCGCATTTCAGCAATGACTCTGAGTGGTTGCGCGTTCGCCCACCTCTTATGCAACTCACCACTGAGCAACAAACACAGTTGATCAGCGAGTTAAAGCAAATTAATTTCAGCATGCCTGGTCTTTAA
- a CDS encoding M23 family metallopeptidase, with translation MNKKVLSPSWLAKRLQYPFVCMLIGLYVGSSPLAQTQANQARKKLSVQSTKQIGFKDKSAGASSKSSSMSLNPGLFQRKDPNELILDSDANLDYRVVQGCLRRNFNEDNLPASIGIDNRQFSEFFKSQTKPFFERMRGNCIPYAVAFTTRNRFDSLSIMNGPIQDSKTEVWTFTPSAFGGFLLQQDLLKNESKNLSEIQVPLKEVLYDQRKLGDKLPVELVWELNSIIKQIYPEDNNSLENTNSLVRLIIDFGDRERWAQIWAVEIIDPSNNEIFSSAFWVNRNDIPGAFFTGSGEALERSFWTNPLSYRRISRGVGMVRAGGVKRPKINTAVTKPAPTKQRYRAHMGIDYAAPVGTPVFSVANGKVVHLGFSGAFGNLIVLEHPGGYHTYYAHLSNYNNELELGNEVRRGFEIGYVGSTGRSTGPHLHFELRKDGIYIDPYGSKTQLDLWSMRDNESGQLTREILLLGSPITR, from the coding sequence GTGAACAAAAAAGTGTTATCCCCATCTTGGCTTGCGAAGAGATTGCAGTACCCCTTTGTCTGCATGCTGATCGGTCTATATGTAGGCTCTAGCCCTTTGGCACAGACTCAAGCAAACCAAGCACGCAAAAAGTTAAGCGTTCAAAGCACGAAGCAAATTGGCTTCAAAGATAAATCTGCTGGGGCGAGTTCCAAGAGTTCTAGCATGAGCCTTAACCCAGGTCTTTTTCAACGAAAAGACCCCAATGAACTCATTCTTGATAGCGATGCCAATCTAGACTACCGTGTGGTTCAAGGTTGCCTACGGCGTAATTTCAATGAAGACAATCTACCCGCATCGATTGGCATTGATAACCGCCAATTTTCTGAGTTTTTCAAAAGTCAAACAAAACCATTTTTTGAGCGTATGCGTGGAAATTGCATACCGTACGCCGTAGCCTTCACTACTCGTAATCGCTTTGACTCTCTAAGCATCATGAATGGCCCTATTCAGGATAGCAAGACAGAAGTTTGGACTTTTACCCCATCTGCTTTTGGTGGATTTTTGCTACAACAAGATTTACTGAAGAATGAATCTAAGAATCTTTCCGAGATTCAAGTGCCATTGAAAGAAGTTCTTTATGATCAACGAAAATTGGGCGATAAATTACCAGTTGAGCTGGTATGGGAATTGAACTCCATCATTAAACAAATTTACCCTGAAGACAATAATTCCCTTGAAAATACTAATAGCTTAGTGCGGCTAATTATTGATTTTGGTGATCGTGAGAGATGGGCGCAGATCTGGGCCGTGGAAATTATTGACCCAAGTAATAATGAAATTTTTTCAAGTGCATTTTGGGTGAATCGCAATGATATTCCTGGGGCATTTTTTACGGGAAGCGGTGAAGCGCTAGAGCGCTCATTCTGGACAAATCCACTTAGCTATAGGCGTATCTCGCGAGGCGTTGGTATGGTGCGTGCTGGCGGTGTAAAGCGCCCCAAAATCAATACCGCTGTAACTAAACCAGCCCCAACAAAACAACGTTACCGCGCGCACATGGGCATCGACTATGCAGCCCCAGTAGGAACGCCAGTATTTAGTGTTGCTAATGGCAAAGTTGTGCACCTTGGCTTTAGCGGCGCTTTTGGCAACCTCATTGTTTTAGAGCACCCAGGTGGTTATCACACTTATTACGCGCATTTGAGCAACTACAACAATGAGCTTGAATTAGGTAACGAGGTCAGGAGAGGTTTTGAAATTGGGTATGTTGGCTCAACCGGTAGATCAACAGGACCACACCTCCACTTTGAGCTCAGAAAAGATGGCATCTACATTGATCCTTATGGGTCTAAAACGCAACTGGATTTATGGTCTATGCGAGACAATGAGAGCGGCCAACTCACAAGAGAGATTTTGCTTTTAGGCAGTCCAATCACGCGCTAA
- a CDS encoding 2-hydroxyacid dehydrogenase — protein sequence MIPVNSVLQVGFFPEIMQAEIDRRFTPTRHADPSAPPPPGNFEAILVRSNTKLPEALVKQIPSVRLVSTCGVGYDNLPLYYLKSKGIKATNTPGVLNDAVCELAIGMMLSLMRRIPESQEHVKSGAWAKGLFQLTTTLAGKKVGIVGMGRIGQDLAKRLEPFKVEIAYSGPNPKPVPYTYYPNIIDLASACDVLFLACPATSDTDNLVNATVLESLGPNAYLINIARGSVINESELLYALQHKRIAGAALDVFNNEPNPNPAFLKLDNVLLTPHIGSATSETRVAMTKLAVDNLEAFFTQQPLLSEVHY from the coding sequence ATGATTCCCGTCAATTCGGTGTTACAGGTCGGCTTTTTCCCTGAGATTATGCAAGCGGAAATTGATCGTCGGTTTACCCCTACCCGACATGCGGATCCCTCTGCACCACCTCCACCCGGTAATTTTGAAGCCATTCTGGTTCGATCCAATACCAAACTGCCTGAAGCCTTGGTTAAACAAATCCCAAGCGTTCGCCTAGTCTCTACATGTGGCGTGGGTTATGACAATCTCCCTTTGTACTACTTGAAGTCAAAAGGAATCAAAGCCACCAACACCCCTGGGGTTCTGAACGACGCTGTCTGCGAGCTTGCTATCGGCATGATGCTAAGTCTCATGCGTCGTATTCCAGAGTCTCAAGAGCATGTCAAAAGTGGAGCTTGGGCCAAAGGGCTATTTCAATTAACAACTACTTTGGCTGGAAAAAAGGTAGGGATTGTGGGCATGGGTCGCATTGGCCAGGATCTCGCAAAACGCCTGGAGCCATTTAAGGTTGAGATTGCCTATTCTGGCCCCAATCCAAAACCAGTTCCTTATACCTATTACCCAAATATCATCGACTTAGCTAGCGCTTGCGATGTGCTTTTCTTAGCCTGCCCTGCAACTTCCGATACTGACAATCTAGTCAATGCAACAGTTCTAGAGTCGCTTGGACCCAATGCGTATTTGATCAATATTGCGCGAGGAAGCGTCATTAATGAATCAGAGCTTTTATATGCACTGCAACATAAAAGGATAGCTGGCGCTGCATTGGATGTCTTTAATAATGAGCCAAATCCAAACCCAGCGTTTTTAAAACTTGATAATGTCTTGTTAACACCCCATATCGGTAGTGCCACCTCGGAAACACGGGTAGCTATGACAAAATTAGCAGTAGATAATTTAGAGGCTTTCTTTACACAACAACCACTTCTGTCAGAAGTTCATTATTAA
- a CDS encoding SulP family inorganic anion transporter, which yields MLIFHPKILDAFKGYNRSLLAKDVLSGITVGIVALPLAMAFAIASGLKPEAGIFTAIVAGGLISLLGGSRVQIGGPAGAFIVIVYGIVERYGIPNLLLATAMSGVFLFLMGLMRLGTLVRFIPIAVIIGFTNGIACLIGLSQIKDFFGLTVEKMPAQFFPMLQTLYAAADTVNIVALGIACFSLMIIVAWKLIQKKLGWLGHIPGTVVAMVIATLITGLFNLPVDTIGSRFGGIPSSLPHFEWISISWGTAQYMVTPALTLALLGAIESLLCARVADSLIHDRHDSNQELMAQGVANLVSPFFGGMPATGTIARTVTNIESGGTTPIAGIVHACTLLIIILFAAPLAKDIPLASLAAILMFVAWNMGEWRKFVDLKQFRLPYQLTILSVFTLTVILDLTIAVQVGLLFAFITFIYRISSLSRCEQADTQQYPALENYQGRIDAYRIYGAIFFGAVKLLEKIEQKLPSQILLLDLKNVIYIDTSGMEAISELAHLCKIRNIKLIICGLDHQPHEMAQRSGYLQTLELDCLYPDLATGIAAVTHS from the coding sequence ATGCTCATTTTCCATCCAAAAATTCTGGACGCCTTTAAAGGATATAACCGCAGTCTTTTAGCCAAAGATGTTTTATCCGGGATCACTGTTGGCATCGTCGCCCTCCCCTTGGCGATGGCTTTTGCAATTGCCAGCGGACTCAAACCAGAAGCTGGCATCTTCACTGCTATTGTTGCCGGTGGACTGATCTCCCTCTTGGGCGGCAGTCGAGTGCAGATTGGTGGGCCAGCTGGAGCATTCATTGTTATTGTGTACGGCATTGTCGAGCGTTATGGCATTCCAAACTTATTGCTTGCCACCGCAATGTCTGGAGTATTTTTATTCTTGATGGGTCTAATGAGATTAGGCACCTTGGTGCGCTTTATTCCAATTGCCGTCATTATTGGCTTTACCAATGGTATAGCGTGCTTAATTGGCCTTTCTCAAATTAAGGATTTTTTTGGCCTGACGGTTGAGAAAATGCCAGCGCAATTTTTTCCAATGTTGCAAACCCTTTATGCAGCTGCTGATACTGTGAATATTGTTGCACTAGGTATTGCCTGCTTCAGCCTCATGATCATTGTGGCCTGGAAACTCATACAGAAAAAATTAGGTTGGCTGGGACATATTCCGGGAACGGTTGTGGCCATGGTAATCGCTACACTCATCACTGGCTTATTTAATTTGCCAGTCGATACAATTGGTAGTCGTTTTGGTGGGATTCCGTCAAGCCTTCCACACTTCGAGTGGATTTCAATTAGCTGGGGCACGGCACAATATATGGTCACACCCGCCTTGACTCTGGCACTACTTGGCGCAATTGAGTCCTTACTTTGTGCGCGTGTTGCAGACAGCTTAATTCATGATCGCCATGATTCCAACCAAGAACTGATGGCACAAGGCGTAGCGAATTTGGTCAGCCCATTTTTTGGCGGTATGCCAGCCACCGGCACAATCGCCAGAACAGTCACCAATATTGAAAGTGGTGGAACAACGCCCATCGCCGGAATTGTTCATGCCTGCACCTTATTAATTATTATCCTGTTTGCAGCTCCATTGGCAAAAGACATCCCCTTAGCAAGCTTGGCTGCCATTCTGATGTTTGTTGCGTGGAATATGGGCGAGTGGCGAAAATTTGTTGACCTTAAACAGTTCCGCCTGCCTTATCAACTCACTATTCTGAGTGTATTTACCTTAACCGTCATTCTTGATCTCACCATCGCAGTTCAGGTAGGCCTACTCTTTGCTTTTATTACCTTCATCTACCGAATATCTAGCCTCTCTAGATGCGAACAGGCTGACACTCAACAATACCCTGCATTAGAAAACTATCAAGGAAGAATTGATGCTTATCGTATTTATGGCGCGATCTTTTTTGGTGCAGTAAAACTACTTGAGAAAATTGAGCAAAAGCTTCCATCACAAATACTGCTTCTCGATCTTAAGAATGTTATTTATATTGATACCTCCGGAATGGAGGCAATCTCTGAACTAGCGCATTTATGCAAAATTCGGAACATCAAACTGATTATCTGCGGTCTCGATCATCAACCCCATGAAATGGCCCAACGTAGTGGCTATTTGCAAACCCTAGAATTGGATTGCTTATATCCAGATCTCGCCACTGGAATTGCAGCAGTAACGCACTCCTAA